Proteins encoded together in one Candidatus Poribacteria bacterium window:
- the nuoF gene encoding NADH-quinone oxidoreductase subunit NuoF, giving the protein MVEERRILYEHLDVPDINTFDVFRQYDGYTHFEKAIAEYQPDDIAKMVMDSGLKGRGGAGFSTGLKWSFVPRDIKPCYLCCNADESEPGTFSNRYVLEKNPHLLIEGILICCYAMGIETTYVYIRGEFTLGKKMLDAAIKEAYENGYLGKDIRGTGLNIDIYTHPGAGAYICGEETGLIESLEGKRGQPRNKPPFPAVEGVFGKPTVVQNVETLCNLPFIVGNGVEWYTQMGPTYADTRSDPPTPDPNTGTKLYCISGDVNEPGVYELDLGLTCSELIEVAGGLRGEEVKAVIPGGSSAPILTHYELDTRLDFTSLTLAKSMLGSGGIIVMNETRNIVDCLLNIMKFYAHESCGQCTPCRWGTPWVRDIVQRIADGNGRKSTMTRPKFGVAENGRWGDTGETEEIYEDLDLLESVANNIANVDTMTWNTICVFGIAVSWPAVSYMRKFRPEFEAAIREGKLVTLPVAEATVPPEENYAYQQRFVPKEFADL; this is encoded by the coding sequence ATGGTAGAAGAAAGACGAATTCTCTACGAGCATCTGGATGTACCTGATATTAACACATTCGATGTCTTTCGGCAATACGATGGCTACACGCACTTTGAAAAAGCAATCGCGGAATATCAACCAGACGATATTGCGAAAATGGTGATGGATTCCGGGTTGAAGGGCAGGGGCGGTGCCGGATTTTCGACAGGCTTGAAATGGAGCTTCGTTCCAAGAGATATAAAACCCTGTTATCTCTGTTGCAACGCCGACGAAAGTGAACCTGGGACGTTCAGTAATCGCTACGTTTTGGAAAAGAACCCACACCTATTGATTGAGGGTATCCTAATCTGTTGCTACGCAATGGGCATTGAGACGACTTATGTCTATATCCGCGGTGAATTCACACTCGGGAAAAAGATGTTGGATGCCGCTATCAAGGAAGCTTACGAGAACGGATACCTCGGCAAAGACATCCGTGGCACTGGACTCAACATTGACATCTATACACACCCAGGTGCCGGTGCCTATATCTGTGGCGAGGAGACAGGGCTCATTGAATCGCTCGAGGGCAAACGCGGGCAACCGCGGAACAAACCGCCGTTCCCTGCTGTCGAAGGTGTGTTCGGAAAGCCAACAGTCGTCCAGAATGTTGAGACATTGTGTAACCTACCTTTCATCGTAGGTAACGGCGTTGAATGGTACACCCAAATGGGACCGACGTATGCCGATACGCGATCCGATCCGCCGACACCCGATCCTAACACTGGCACGAAACTCTATTGCATCAGTGGTGATGTTAACGAACCGGGTGTTTATGAACTTGACCTCGGTTTGACCTGTTCGGAACTCATTGAAGTCGCAGGGGGGCTGCGCGGCGAAGAGGTGAAGGCAGTCATCCCCGGTGGGAGTTCCGCACCGATTCTAACACACTATGAATTGGACACGCGGCTCGATTTTACCTCACTCACACTCGCCAAGTCGATGCTGGGTTCCGGCGGTATCATCGTCATGAACGAGACGCGGAATATCGTTGATTGCCTGCTCAATATCATGAAGTTCTACGCCCATGAATCTTGTGGGCAGTGTACGCCATGCCGCTGGGGAACGCCATGGGTCCGAGATATTGTCCAACGCATTGCCGACGGAAACGGGCGGAAAAGCACAATGACCCGTCCCAAATTCGGGGTCGCTGAAAATGGAAGATGGGGCGATACCGGTGAGACAGAAGAGATCTATGAAGATTTAGATTTGCTGGAAAGTGTCGCGAATAACATCGCGAATGTGGATACGATGACCTGGAATACGATTTGTGTCTTCGGTATTGCCGTCTCGTGGCCCGCTGTGAGTTATATGCGCAAGTTCCGACCCGAATTTGAAGCCGCCATCCGAGAGGGTAAACTCGTCACCTTACCTGTTGCTGAGGCGACCGTCCCACCGGAGGAAAATTACGCGTACCAACAGCGGTTTGTTCCTAAAGAGTTCGCTGACCTATAG
- a CDS encoding molybdopterin-dependent oxidoreductase, translating to MAFVKLNDLEIEVEDGTNVVEAARQHGIEVPHYCYHPGLSRPANCRMCLVEPHVFFPPAGAIVPDRQLATGCTTVLRTAPPDRKLDGKYDFIVRTDSERVKKARADILEFLLVHHPLDCPVCDQAGECDLQDYSHRHGHDKSRYLEVKNVPPKKDLGPDVLLYATRCVVCTRCIRFADEVSGTGELGLVHRGSHDEIDIPRSHEGVPLQVLDNKLAGNVVDICPVGALISKDFLFKSRPWFMEKANSVCSGCSVGCNITVEYKADGVYRLKPRFHEDINQHWMCDDGRLGYHYVNSDDRLQLPLKRVDDELTPTHWADALAVITEKLSEIETEDIVVIGSAQGTNEDNYVLQQFAHDVLKTTQLGLFGQLPGEEHKFPQFTIEADKNPNTAGARTILGSANGNVLLEGTALWEKVSGAKVVYLVSGGPERPLEEAEKAALESVDFLIVQDVLPSEVTQLADVVLPGTTFAEKDGTFTNSTGWVQRIRKAIDPPGEARVDWEITQQLAKQLGAELNYRFAGEIALAIAENVPDYADATHQNIGDAGIKLADSDQ from the coding sequence ATGGCATTTGTTAAACTGAATGACCTTGAGATAGAGGTCGAAGATGGAACGAATGTAGTCGAGGCGGCAAGACAACACGGCATTGAGGTCCCTCACTACTGTTATCACCCAGGATTGAGCCGTCCGGCGAATTGCAGAATGTGTCTCGTTGAGCCACACGTTTTTTTCCCGCCCGCAGGTGCAATCGTCCCCGATCGACAGCTCGCAACTGGGTGTACTACCGTGTTGAGAACCGCACCACCCGATAGAAAGCTTGACGGGAAATACGACTTTATTGTACGTACAGATAGCGAACGCGTCAAAAAGGCTCGAGCGGATATACTTGAATTTCTGCTTGTGCATCATCCCCTTGATTGTCCAGTCTGTGATCAGGCGGGTGAGTGTGACCTGCAAGACTACTCACATCGACACGGACACGATAAGAGTCGATACCTTGAGGTCAAAAACGTTCCACCCAAGAAAGATTTAGGACCCGATGTGCTGCTTTACGCGACGCGCTGCGTTGTCTGCACACGGTGTATTCGATTTGCTGATGAGGTCTCTGGAACCGGTGAATTAGGCTTAGTTCACCGCGGTTCACACGATGAAATTGATATTCCGAGAAGCCACGAGGGTGTTCCCTTGCAGGTACTCGATAACAAATTGGCAGGAAATGTTGTCGATATTTGTCCCGTTGGCGCATTGATTAGCAAAGATTTCTTGTTCAAGTCTCGACCATGGTTTATGGAGAAAGCAAACAGTGTCTGTTCAGGATGTAGCGTCGGTTGCAATATCACCGTAGAATATAAAGCAGACGGTGTGTATAGGCTCAAGCCGCGCTTCCACGAAGACATTAACCAACACTGGATGTGTGACGATGGCCGACTCGGTTACCACTATGTCAACAGCGATGACCGACTCCAACTCCCACTTAAACGGGTTGATGACGAACTCACGCCAACACATTGGGCAGATGCCTTAGCCGTAATTACAGAAAAATTGTCGGAAATAGAAACTGAGGACATTGTTGTTATCGGTTCTGCACAAGGCACGAATGAAGACAATTACGTTTTGCAGCAGTTCGCACACGATGTGCTGAAAACAACCCAATTGGGACTCTTCGGGCAACTGCCGGGTGAAGAACATAAGTTCCCACAATTTACAATTGAAGCCGACAAGAATCCAAATACAGCAGGCGCACGAACGATACTCGGTTCCGCGAATGGTAACGTCCTTTTAGAAGGGACTGCGCTTTGGGAAAAGGTATCGGGAGCCAAAGTCGTTTACCTCGTTAGTGGTGGACCGGAACGTCCGCTTGAAGAGGCTGAGAAAGCCGCATTAGAGAGTGTTGACTTCCTTATTGTGCAAGATGTTCTCCCGTCAGAAGTAACGCAGTTAGCAGATGTTGTACTGCCGGGAACAACCTTTGCCGAGAAAGATGGAACCTTCACCAATTCAACAGGCTGGGTGCAACGGATTCGTAAGGCGATCGATCCGCCGGGTGAAGCGCGTGTGGATTGGGAGATCACACAGCAGCTTGCCAAGCAGTTGGGCGCTGAACTGAATTATCGCTTTGCTGGTGAGATCGCACTCGCCATTGCTGAGAACGTGCCAGACTATGCTGACGCAACACATCAAAACATTGGAGATGCGGGGATTAAGTTAGCAGACAGCGATCAGTAA